A single region of the Mesotoga sp. Brook.08.105.5.1 genome encodes:
- a CDS encoding flavin reductase family protein, with product MWLKDRIGPGIYLYPMPLVVIGTMNEERPNYTTVAFCGVVEVQPPMLQISLAKTRLSCNNIEESGCFSVNVPSLDMLRGVDYMGIYSGKTTDKSELFNTFMGETVGAPMISEAPLNMECKLIESFEFGGMHVTFVGEVVQTYCAESCLVDGLPDIKKISPVVFSVYDNSYWSIGMHLGKAWNIGVKYTPPRDGTE from the coding sequence GTGTGGTTGAAGGACAGAATTGGACCGGGAATATACCTGTACCCAATGCCTCTTGTAGTTATAGGTACGATGAATGAAGAAAGACCTAATTATACGACTGTCGCGTTTTGTGGGGTAGTGGAGGTTCAGCCGCCGATGCTTCAGATTTCTTTGGCGAAGACTAGATTGAGTTGCAATAATATTGAAGAATCTGGATGCTTTAGTGTAAATGTGCCCTCTCTTGATATGCTTAGAGGGGTAGATTATATGGGGATCTACTCCGGAAAGACAACCGACAAGTCGGAGCTTTTCAATACTTTCATGGGAGAGACCGTGGGAGCTCCGATGATCAGTGAAGCACCACTCAATATGGAATGCAAACTTATCGAGAGTTTCGAGTTCGGTGGAATGCATGTAACTTTTGTAGGTGAAGTTGTTCAGACATACTGCGCCGAGTCATGTCTGGTTGATGGACTCCCGGATATCAAGAAGATCAGTCCGGTTGTCTTTTCAGTATATGACAATTCATATTGGTCCATAGGTATGCATCTCGGTAAGGCATGGAACATAGGTGTGAAATACACCCCTCCAAGAGATGGAACAGAATAG
- a CDS encoding C69 family dipeptidase, with amino-acid sequence MSVFGAILVLTLASASFACTTLIVTKGASVDGSMIVAHSDDNDLADQRIVYVPARDHEPGSFRPVYCTAVAIGEFPQYNSFIYPRIVSARASAYDTPQYPPSIPIGMIPQVLHTYAYFDGSYGIMNEHQLMFGECTDGAKIQIGPEPGRRIFYSSELSRVALERCKTAREAVDLIGFLIEEYGYYGTGETLPVADPNEAWIIEMAPSPEGTGGLWVAKRVPDGEVFVAANQFRIREIDPEDPDILFGKTLHDIAEKHGWWNPEEGLLDWLRTVSLGEYNHPYYSLRRVWRLFSLIAPSMNFSPWVEDGFTREYPFSVKPDKKLSARDVMNLYRDHYEGTEFDLTKGIAAGPFGNPDRFYGPYDGQGDVGDPSRKLDGAWERPVSVTYCGYTFVCQGRDWLPDPIGGLMWIGLDKPADTCFIPFYAGVNALPDSLEVCDTSEFSRNSAWWAFNFVSNWASMKYSYMHEDIRLMQEKYETLSLCRLQEVEAYVAAMTSNGPQEVSEYLTKFCARNSEEIIRAWWDFSEYLIVRYNDGFISEKGNMAQPVGYPQEWLDQTNWPEGPTSYDRK; translated from the coding sequence TTGAGTGTCTTTGGTGCAATTCTTGTTCTGACTTTGGCATCAGCTTCCTTTGCCTGTACTACTCTTATTGTGACAAAGGGTGCGAGTGTCGATGGATCTATGATTGTTGCTCATTCAGACGACAACGACCTTGCCGATCAAAGAATCGTCTACGTGCCTGCTAGAGACCATGAACCAGGCTCGTTCAGACCTGTATACTGCACTGCAGTCGCAATTGGGGAGTTTCCTCAGTACAACAGCTTCATCTATCCGCGAATTGTATCTGCAAGAGCATCGGCCTATGATACACCGCAATATCCTCCATCGATTCCTATCGGAATGATTCCCCAAGTATTACATACTTATGCTTACTTTGACGGATCATACGGAATCATGAACGAACATCAGTTGATGTTCGGAGAATGCACTGATGGAGCAAAGATACAGATCGGACCTGAGCCAGGCAGAAGGATATTCTATTCCTCTGAGCTTTCTCGCGTTGCTCTCGAGCGTTGCAAAACTGCACGTGAAGCAGTTGACCTGATTGGTTTCCTCATTGAAGAATATGGCTACTACGGCACAGGAGAGACCCTTCCGGTTGCTGACCCAAACGAAGCTTGGATTATCGAGATGGCTCCTTCGCCTGAGGGCACTGGAGGATTATGGGTAGCAAAGAGAGTTCCCGATGGAGAGGTTTTTGTGGCCGCTAATCAGTTTCGAATAAGGGAAATCGATCCTGAAGATCCCGATATACTCTTTGGGAAAACTCTTCACGATATTGCTGAGAAACACGGCTGGTGGAACCCAGAAGAGGGGCTTCTTGACTGGCTGAGGACTGTTAGTCTAGGCGAGTACAACCATCCCTATTACTCTTTGAGAAGAGTGTGGCGCTTGTTCTCTCTGATTGCTCCCAGCATGAACTTCTCCCCATGGGTTGAGGATGGATTCACAAGAGAGTATCCCTTCTCTGTGAAACCCGACAAGAAGCTTTCTGCAAGAGATGTAATGAACCTTTACAGAGATCACTATGAAGGAACGGAGTTCGACCTCACAAAAGGAATTGCCGCCGGCCCATTTGGTAATCCTGACAGATTCTATGGTCCATATGATGGCCAGGGAGATGTAGGGGATCCCTCCCGTAAACTTGACGGAGCTTGGGAAAGACCCGTATCGGTTACGTATTGCGGTTATACTTTCGTTTGCCAGGGAAGGGACTGGCTTCCCGATCCAATAGGAGGGTTGATGTGGATAGGGCTCGACAAGCCCGCAGACACTTGTTTCATTCCATTCTACGCAGGGGTGAATGCTCTTCCTGATTCTTTGGAAGTGTGCGACACTTCGGAGTTCAGTAGGAACAGTGCGTGGTGGGCATTCAACTTCGTTTCGAACTGGGCTTCTATGAAATACAGTTACATGCACGAGGATATCAGATTAATGCAAGAAAAATATGAGACTCTTTCTCTTTGTCGTCTTCAAGAAGTTGAGGCATATGTTGCCGCTATGACTTCTAACGGTCCGCAAGAGGTTTCAGAGTATTTGACGAAGTTCTGCGCAAGAAACTCCGAAGAGATCATTAGGGCATGGTGGGATTTTTCGGAATACTTGATAGTAAGATACAACGATGGGTTCATAAGCGAAAAAGGGAACATGGCTCAACCTGTTGGGTATCCACAAGAATGGCTGGATCAGACCAATTGGCCTGAAGGGCCAACTTCCTACGACAGGAAATGA
- the corA gene encoding magnesium/cobalt transporter CorA, with the protein MNQKGLFSKRKPPLGSVPGTLSIDEESPFPRIRLIEFDSNSLREEVVDDLTGLQSVVLEKEKIHWIDVQGLGDESTIRKLGDIFSLHPLALEDITNVPQIPKVEEYDNCVFLCLPMLRMEDVNLISEQVSLFVGETFVLTFQERYGDVLDPVRNRIRRKAQIRQMNNDYTAYAIVDTIVDNYFPVLQNLGNELENLEDQLVETMAKESLKELYFIKHRLAHLKRLLWPTREAIGRIARDGSLYFGSRTMLYFRDVYDHVMQSIDMLDLSRDLASELMSLYLSSTSNRLNEIMKVLTIISTIFIPLSFIASLYGMNFHFMPELTLKWAYPVVLVIMGVVATIMLFLVHKKGWFRK; encoded by the coding sequence ATGAATCAGAAAGGTCTCTTCAGTAAGAGGAAACCCCCATTGGGTTCAGTTCCGGGAACTCTAAGTATAGATGAAGAATCGCCTTTCCCAAGAATAAGACTTATCGAATTTGATTCGAATTCATTGAGAGAAGAGGTTGTTGATGATTTGACCGGGCTTCAGTCCGTTGTATTAGAGAAAGAGAAGATTCACTGGATCGATGTACAGGGATTGGGAGATGAGTCAACTATTCGGAAGCTTGGTGACATTTTTTCTCTTCATCCGCTTGCACTTGAAGATATCACGAACGTCCCGCAGATCCCCAAAGTTGAAGAGTATGATAACTGTGTCTTTCTATGCCTTCCCATGCTGAGGATGGAAGATGTGAATCTGATTTCGGAGCAGGTGAGTCTCTTCGTAGGCGAAACTTTCGTACTTACATTCCAAGAAAGATACGGAGATGTTCTTGATCCTGTTAGGAATAGGATTCGAAGGAAGGCCCAGATAAGACAAATGAACAACGATTACACAGCTTACGCAATAGTCGATACAATCGTCGATAATTACTTTCCGGTGTTGCAGAATCTCGGAAATGAACTCGAAAACCTTGAAGATCAGTTGGTGGAAACGATGGCAAAAGAGAGTCTTAAAGAGCTTTACTTCATCAAGCACAGACTGGCTCACTTGAAAAGGTTGTTATGGCCTACTAGAGAAGCAATTGGGCGCATTGCTAGAGATGGAAGTCTGTACTTCGGAAGTCGGACTATGCTTTACTTCCGAGATGTCTACGACCATGTGATGCAGTCAATTGATATGCTAGATCTGAGTCGAGACCTCGCGTCAGAGCTTATGAGCCTTTACCTTTCTTCTACAAGCAACAGGTTGAACGAAATCATGAAAGTATTGACTATCATATCGACGATTTTCATCCCTCTCTCTTTTATTGCGAGTCTATACGGAATGAATTTCCATTTCATGCCAGAACTGACTCTAAAGTGGGCATATCCTGTAGTTCTGGTCATAATGGGAGTTGTGGCAACGATCATGTTGTTTCTGGTGCACAAGAAAGGTTGGTTCAGGAAATGA
- a CDS encoding HD domain-containing phosphohydrolase: protein MNTLSAYGLKRSYLDLIDEAVIFVDEFGKITFQNSASQRHFGDVIGRIFETLFGSDDICVDDNGGIWSVLSHHDNNEQGEVKILKKAKKVYLDPTVTEVRTNTIPSYSEAIPRKGSSQFSSRNYSQDGENYRSTVFEKSFEEQTSGIAIFSFDRTCETIVPVLKNLAFETDRLARLPVLEGIPLGRPISKADHLFLGALRRVAKTGREEIISLSEGEYFEEVLIRLLSDRQLVSIHREKTTEARAIAELHTAKCILDSSSEATLSTDEQGRIIFFSKSAEKLFGRRREQLLGEKVFRFIRDSGDQIREIPFLKSSIGEKRLLNIHKEDGSTLQVTALVRTIRDSHEGADIALVIYSFADHEDQNLIPESAERTIRSLIETLSTVVEVRDPYTAGHQRRVSKLATAIAIEMGLSPDRLDSVREGALLHDIGKISVPTEILSKPGRLTENEWSLIQNHSEAGFRMLERIELPWPISCIVRQHHERLDGSGYPQGLKGREIPFETRIVSVADVFEAIVSHRPYRPAHERLAAITELTQGAGRIYDADVVDCCLSLVNRGFSLD, encoded by the coding sequence ATGAATACCTTGTCTGCATATGGTTTAAAAAGGTCTTACCTTGACCTTATTGATGAAGCGGTCATATTCGTTGATGAATTTGGGAAGATCACCTTTCAAAACTCTGCTTCGCAACGGCACTTTGGAGATGTAATTGGAAGGATTTTTGAAACACTTTTTGGTTCTGACGATATCTGCGTAGATGATAATGGAGGAATCTGGAGCGTTCTCTCTCACCACGACAATAACGAACAAGGCGAAGTGAAGATTCTGAAAAAAGCAAAGAAGGTTTATCTTGATCCAACGGTCACAGAAGTAAGGACAAATACAATTCCCTCATACAGTGAAGCAATCCCAAGAAAAGGTTCCTCGCAGTTCTCAAGTAGGAATTATTCTCAGGACGGTGAGAATTATCGAAGCACAGTTTTCGAAAAGAGTTTTGAAGAACAGACTTCAGGCATTGCAATCTTCTCCTTTGACAGAACTTGTGAGACAATAGTCCCGGTTTTGAAGAACCTTGCTTTCGAAACAGACCGTCTTGCACGTCTCCCAGTACTGGAAGGCATTCCGCTTGGCAGACCCATTAGCAAGGCCGATCACCTTTTTCTTGGGGCGTTGAGAAGGGTTGCAAAAACGGGAAGAGAAGAGATTATATCGCTTTCGGAAGGGGAATACTTCGAAGAAGTTCTGATTAGGCTTCTTTCAGACCGGCAGCTGGTCAGTATCCACAGAGAGAAGACGACGGAAGCTAGAGCAATAGCGGAGCTTCACACTGCAAAGTGCATCCTAGATTCATCTAGTGAAGCCACACTCTCGACTGACGAACAGGGCAGGATAATCTTCTTTAGTAAATCTGCCGAGAAGCTTTTTGGAAGAAGGAGAGAGCAATTACTCGGCGAAAAGGTGTTCAGATTCATAAGGGACTCAGGAGATCAAATCAGAGAGATTCCCTTTCTCAAATCAAGTATTGGTGAAAAACGGCTTCTAAATATTCATAAAGAAGATGGCTCTACCTTGCAAGTCACGGCTCTCGTGAGAACGATAAGAGATTCCCACGAAGGGGCAGACATAGCGCTAGTCATCTATTCATTTGCTGATCACGAAGATCAGAATTTGATTCCGGAGTCTGCGGAAAGAACTATCAGGAGCTTAATTGAGACACTTTCAACAGTGGTAGAGGTAAGGGATCCCTACACGGCCGGTCATCAGAGGCGGGTCAGCAAACTTGCTACTGCAATTGCCATTGAAATGGGGCTCAGCCCAGATCGACTGGACTCGGTCAGAGAAGGTGCTCTTCTGCACGACATCGGGAAGATCTCCGTGCCAACAGAAATTCTGAGCAAGCCGGGCAGATTGACGGAGAATGAATGGTCCCTTATTCAGAACCACAGTGAAGCCGGTTTCAGGATGCTTGAGAGAATTGAGTTACCGTGGCCAATATCATGCATCGTACGTCAACATCATGAAAGACTGGACGGCTCAGGATATCCCCAGGGATTGAAAGGAAGAGAGATCCCATTTGAGACCAGAATAGTTTCGGTCGCGGACGTATTTGAAGCGATCGTCTCTCACAGACCCTACAGGCCAGCTCATGAAAGACTTGCCGCAATCACTGAGTTGACGCAGGGAGCAGGCAGGATTTATGACGCAGATGTGGTGGATTGCTGCCTTTCTCTAGTCAACAGAGGCTTTTCCCTTGACTGA
- a CDS encoding cob(I)yrinic acid a,c-diamide adenosyltransferase: MEKGYIHIYTGNGKGKTTAAIGLAIRACMAGERVFIGQFIKGMKYSEQALSNYIDGITIEQFGRKCFIRENPEVEDLEAARTGLARSRDVLRSERFGLVILDEIFIACHYRLVTVEDITKLFEMKPSNVELVLTGRNAPAEIFEKADLVTEMREIKHYYHRGVEARKGIEY; this comes from the coding sequence ATGGAAAAGGGTTACATTCATATCTATACCGGAAATGGTAAAGGAAAGACCACTGCAGCTATTGGTCTTGCGATAAGAGCATGTATGGCGGGCGAGAGGGTCTTCATCGGTCAGTTCATAAAGGGTATGAAATACAGTGAACAAGCGCTATCGAATTATATCGACGGAATAACCATTGAACAGTTTGGAAGGAAATGCTTCATTAGAGAAAATCCTGAAGTAGAGGATCTTGAAGCTGCTCGCACTGGTCTTGCAAGATCCCGAGATGTTTTGCGCAGTGAACGGTTCGGTCTCGTTATTCTTGACGAGATATTCATTGCTTGCCATTACAGATTGGTAACAGTAGAGGATATTACGAAGCTTTTTGAGATGAAGCCCTCAAACGTCGAACTTGTTCTGACTGGCAGAAATGCTCCGGCCGAGATTTTTGAGAAGGCAGACCTCGTCACTGAAATGAGAGAGATCAAGCATTATTACCATAGGGGAGTTGAAGCTAGAAAGGGGATAGAGTATTGA
- a CDS encoding sulfurtransferase TusA family protein, whose translation MAKYEVTKSVDVRGEVCPVPDVETKRALKKMKAGEILEVWIDYAMSKERIPEAVKGMGHEVLEIEEVGNSEWKIYIKVK comes from the coding sequence ATGGCGAAGTATGAAGTAACTAAGTCTGTTGACGTAAGAGGAGAAGTCTGTCCAGTACCGGATGTTGAAACCAAGAGGGCTCTGAAGAAGATGAAAGCCGGAGAGATACTCGAGGTTTGGATTGACTATGCCATGTCGAAAGAGAGAATTCCCGAGGCAGTCAAGGGAATGGGACACGAAGTTCTCGAAATCGAGGAAGTCGGGAACAGCGAGTGGAAGATCTATATCAAAGTAAAGTGA